One Fusobacterium ulcerans DNA segment encodes these proteins:
- a CDS encoding MurR/RpiR family transcriptional regulator yields the protein MVELAKYFDDLTNSEKIVFNYIYNHQKEVINMKITDLAREALTSKTVIINMAQKLGFLGYADFKYYLKSGNLPKKNKNKYEELEDELKDNIQKTFSLVNIESIKGVIKEIQKAKTIYIAARGTSKSVGSHLNHLLLTLGIRCIFLEDYNLTSIVSRTLDINEMVILISLSGKTEKILEVANIAKLKKAKVISVTCFDRNPLSDIADYKLYCASQSCDTKFNDSVSRIGMFLIVEMIIAMLKDKMT from the coding sequence ATGGTAGAATTGGCAAAATATTTTGATGATTTGACTAATAGTGAAAAGATAGTTTTTAACTATATATATAACCATCAAAAAGAAGTAATAAATATGAAAATAACTGATCTTGCCAGAGAAGCTTTGACTTCTAAAACAGTTATCATTAATATGGCGCAGAAATTAGGATTTTTAGGATATGCAGATTTTAAATATTATTTAAAAAGTGGTAATCTTCCTAAGAAAAATAAAAATAAATATGAAGAGCTAGAAGATGAATTAAAGGATAATATCCAAAAAACATTTTCTCTGGTAAATATAGAAAGTATAAAAGGGGTAATTAAAGAGATACAGAAGGCTAAAACAATTTATATAGCTGCCAGAGGAACAAGTAAATCTGTAGGTTCTCATTTGAATCATCTTTTACTTACATTAGGAATAAGATGTATATTTTTAGAAGATTATAACCTTACGTCTATAGTGAGCAGGACATTAGATATAAATGAAATGGTTATACTGATTTCACTTTCTGGAAAAACTGAAAAAATATTAGAAGTGGCTAATATAGCAAAATTAAAAAAGGCTAAAGTTATTTCAGTAACATGTTTTGATAGAAATCCTTTAAGTGATATAGCTGATTACAAACTTTATTGTGCTTCCCAAAGTTGTGATACAAAATTTAATGACAGTGTTTCAAGGATAGGAATGTTTTTAATAGTAGAAATGATAATAGCAATGTTGAAAGATAAAATGACCTAG
- a CDS encoding FUSC family protein, whose product MYGIIFVVALMAFLSRRNLFLCASLNFLVPFMLVYLFTNKFNPKAYYIYGMEFIFLQFIPLPLEGFILQLGALLYGVSVITIALYVHSKIIKRKRNYGTVRKGMKNLTCQIEKLIKNEDFSTEAEELMEMMVHLNQVIYSTRNYKYLATGYGKINYYFMVIFQRFHYFMKYLSEEKQELNAEDKEYLLHLSEIFTLVGENLNEKDNNFLKEKIEEFLNGYDLSLLKEREAITAILDVLKFILSEIEKTSKYKTEKKWQLPNPVHKPESIREILKLDLFQVRFAIRLSITLCIAFSFVQYTKLDHSYWYPMSVFFMLMPYSEESILKINNRILGTVIGLFIVFFMGVFFQGTVERGILIVLLTSLMYYSTPTSWIMTMYSTCFGMVLTTMILQVEQAVILRTMYVGMAVVTAFFMNYFVFPNTVKREFQHNLNQLFDIDTKIIKEITKTLKGNIDFNVVRDLIVHSNMVSKEIKTYVSENLSEGEKEFYLHLLSINHKLIMEMEQLNGYIYKNKSDMDLENNMIIQELFNNFEEAINEIQKNYEKNELSNFPKLDKELRFSKKLDDKLYFNFLAFNCLKTVGHLTEYTSKIHAGSH is encoded by the coding sequence ATGTATGGAATTATATTTGTTGTAGCACTTATGGCATTTCTGAGCAGAAGAAATCTTTTCCTTTGTGCATCTCTGAATTTTTTAGTTCCTTTTATGCTGGTGTATCTATTTACAAATAAATTTAATCCAAAAGCTTATTATATTTATGGAATGGAATTTATCTTTTTGCAGTTCATTCCTCTTCCATTAGAAGGATTTATACTACAGTTGGGAGCTTTGCTCTATGGGGTTTCGGTTATTACTATAGCACTGTATGTTCATTCTAAAATAATCAAGAGAAAGAGAAATTATGGTACAGTGAGAAAAGGAATGAAAAATCTCACATGTCAAATTGAAAAATTGATAAAGAATGAAGATTTTTCAACTGAAGCAGAAGAACTTATGGAAATGATGGTTCATCTGAATCAGGTTATTTACTCGACACGAAATTATAAATATCTAGCAACTGGATATGGAAAAATCAACTATTATTTTATGGTTATTTTTCAAAGATTCCACTATTTTATGAAGTATCTATCTGAAGAAAAGCAAGAACTTAATGCAGAAGATAAGGAATATCTTCTGCATTTAAGTGAGATTTTTACTCTTGTGGGAGAAAATCTAAATGAGAAAGATAACAATTTTTTGAAAGAGAAAATTGAAGAATTTTTAAATGGATATGATTTGAGTTTGCTTAAAGAGAGAGAAGCAATAACAGCAATATTAGACGTTTTAAAATTTATTCTCTCTGAGATAGAAAAAACTTCTAAGTATAAAACAGAAAAGAAATGGCAGCTTCCAAATCCAGTTCATAAACCTGAAAGTATAAGAGAAATATTAAAATTAGATTTGTTTCAGGTAAGATTTGCAATTCGTCTTTCAATAACTTTGTGTATAGCTTTTTCTTTTGTGCAGTATACTAAACTGGATCACTCTTACTGGTATCCAATGAGTGTATTCTTTATGCTTATGCCTTATTCTGAGGAAAGTATTTTAAAAATAAATAATCGTATATTGGGAACAGTAATCGGACTTTTTATTGTATTCTTTATGGGAGTATTTTTTCAGGGAACAGTGGAAAGAGGAATTCTTATAGTTCTTCTTACTTCACTGATGTATTATTCCACTCCTACTTCATGGATAATGACTATGTATAGTACTTGTTTTGGAATGGTTCTTACAACAATGATTCTGCAAGTGGAACAGGCAGTTATTTTAAGGACAATGTATGTGGGAATGGCTGTTGTTACAGCATTTTTCATGAACTATTTTGTATTTCCGAATACAGTAAAAAGAGAATTTCAGCATAATCTAAATCAGCTCTTTGATATAGATACTAAAATAATCAAGGAAATAACTAAAACTTTAAAGGGAAATATAGATTTTAATGTAGTTCGTGATTTGATTGTTCATTCAAATATGGTTTCCAAAGAGATAAAAACATATGTAAGCGAAAATTTATCAGAGGGAGAAAAGGAATTTTATCTGCATCTTCTTTCAATAAATCATAAGCTTATCATGGAGATGGAGCAGCTCAATGGATATATTTACAAGAATAAATCCGATATGGATTTAGAAAACAATATGATTATTCAGGAATTGTTTAATAACTTTGAAGAAGCTATAAATGAGATACAGAAAAATTATGAGAAAAATGAGTTATCTAATTTTCCAAAATTAGACAAAGAATTAAGATTTTCTAAAAAGTTAGATGACAAACTGTATTTTAATTTTCTGGCATTTAACTGCTTGAAAACAGTGGGACATTTGACAGAATATACTTCTAAAATTCATGCAGGTTCTCATTAG